The genomic interval AATGCGTATAGAACGCTGAGGTCTAAAAGGGGGATTGTATCTGGGTCAAGCCTCTCAGGGTCTTTAATTTGAGATGCAAGGTTACCCCTAAATATGTCGGCTTGTCCACTATTGTCTCCAATGTTGTTGACCACCTTTAACGTATGTTTTTTCGATTCTCTTCTCCCCGGGATCCCTTCTGGTGGAACATAGAAGAGCATAGTTCTGAAAGTGATGCCCCTGGACATAGCAATAAACACATTTGGAATTGGCTGAGCCTCCAACTCGTTCTTTGCGTCTTGATAATGAGGAGTAACAACGTCTGGGTCAAGCAACCTTTCGTCATATTTTATTGGATAAGCATCTACAAACCCAACAAGGCCCGCATGACCCCTTTCGCCTCCCTCGCCAAAAACTCTAGCAACCTCACTTGAGACTCTGGAATCCTTTACCTGATTTGTTGTTCCCACTATGTTCAGCCTTTTGGCCAAGAGTTGTGCAAAGGCCATTCTAACCGCTCCCTTTATGCTTGTTCCAGGTATAAATGGAAGATTGTAGACTGGATCCCAGAAGAGGCCCACCTCGAAGGGTATCGAGAAACTAGACTCGCTGGTTCCTACTAAGCTCCTCCACGTGGACTTGAATTCTAAGACCTTTACGTAGAAACCGTTGCTTTCAAGAGCCTTTTTAACTTCTTCAAGCACATTGTCCATTCCTAGTGGAGTCCTTGCAGTCACAAGCCTCTTTGCCAATTCCCTCTTCAATTCTCCAAGATTTTCATATTTTTCCAAACATGCATACGTGTACAATGACGCAAACGACAATAAGTTAACCTCCCCAAGTTGTGTTAGAAAGATCTGCTTGCAAAATAATTGAGAAAGCCTTCCTCTAATGTTCTGTTCGGCCATTTTTACCACCACTGCAACATTTATTCAAAATCTTGGAAA from Thermofilum adornatum carries:
- the cmr6 gene encoding type III-B CRISPR module RAMP protein Cmr6; translation: MEKYENLGELKRELAKRLVTARTPLGMDNVLEEVKKALESNGFYVKVLEFKSTWRSLVGTSESSFSIPFEVGLFWDPVYNLPFIPGTSIKGAVRMAFAQLLAKRLNIVGTTNQVKDSRVSSEVARVFGEGGERGHAGLVGFVDAYPIKYDERLLDPDVVTPHYQDAKNELEAQPIPNVFIAMSRGITFRTMLFYVPPEGIPGRRESKKHTLKVVNNIGDNSGQADIFRGNLASQIKDPERLDPDTIPLLDLSVLYAFAMGVGAKTSVGYSRFEVIKYE